From Saccharomycodes ludwigii strain NBRC 1722 chromosome IV, whole genome shotgun sequence, one genomic window encodes:
- a CDS encoding CDC50/LEM3 family protein (similar to Saccharomyces cerevisiae YCR094W | CDC50 | Cell Division Cycle (paralog of YNR048W | potential noncatalytic subunit for phospholipid translocase Dnf3p)) encodes MKFNILKLFLESNERIDENGNKIRTNRPPNTAFRQQRLKSWQPILSPQSMIPFLAIIAMIFAPIGVAFLVSALNVQNFVIDYSHCDTLASTDDFQVISSKLYHYNFKQKNVIQPSWKLQSTDDNSKTCQIKFSVPNNIKSPLYVYYQLTNFYQNHRKYVQSYDADQLKGVAVSLDELDDNCKPLKSASDTEDKGDEKIIYPCGLIANSLFNDTFSTVFENVDDDGNNNSTKNYNLTNKNIAWKSDQKLFKKTQYNASQIIPPPNWAVKYPDGYVEGNIPDISTWEEFQVWMRTAGLPTFYKLVMKNEKDTLHKGVYTIDIGLNYPVEIFGGKKSLVITTNSIIGGRNLSLGIVYIIVAGVCIIFGIIFLLKVIIKPRKLGDHSYLNFDDGLENSSEQADKLNQQLTPLREIM; translated from the coding sequence atgaagtTTAATATActgaaattgtttttagaaAGCAATGAAAGAATAGatgaaaatggaaataaaatcagAACAAACAGACCACCTAATACAGCATTTAGGCAACAAAGGTTAAAATCATGGCAACCTATTCTATCACCCCAATCCATGATACCATTTTTAGCCATAATTGCCATGATTTTTGCCCCCATTGGCGTAGCATTCTTAGTTAGTGCATTAAATgttcaaaattttgttatagATTATAGTCATTGTGATACTTTGGCTAGTACAGATGATTTCCAAGTGATTTCCTCAAAATTATACCATTATAatttcaaacaaaaaaatgttatacAACCAAGTTGGAAGCTTCAAAGTACAGATGATAATTCAAAGACATgtcaaataaaattttcgGTACCAAATAACATAAAGTCACCCTTATATGTATACTACCAATTGActaatttttatcaaaaccATCGTAAGTATGTTCAATCTTATGATGCAGATCAATTAAAAGGTGTGGCTGTATCTCTTGATGAGTTGGATGATAATTGCAAGCCGTTGAAAAGTGCAAGCGATACAGAAGATAAGGGTGATgaaaaaatcatatatCCATGTGGGTTAATCGCTAATTCCTTGTTTAATGATACATTTAGTAcagtttttgaaaatgtaGATGAcgatggtaataataatagcacaaaaaattataacttgacaaataaaaatattgcatGGAAAAGTGACCagaaattattcaaaaaaacaCAGTATAATGCCTCTCAAATAATTCCTCCACCAAATTGGGCAGTCAAATATCCAGATGGTTATGTAGAAGGTAATATTCCAGATATTTCGACTTGGGAAGAGTTCCAAGTATGGATGAGGACTGCAGGATTACCTACATTTTACAAATTGGttatgaaaaatgaaaaggaCACATTGCACAAGGGTGTTTACACAATAGATATAGGCTTAAATTATCCAGTGGAGATATTTGGAGGTAAGAAATCATTGGTGATTACCACTAACAGTATTATTGGGGGTAGAAATTTGAGTTTAGGAATTGTATACATTATTGTCGCTGGGGTGTgcattatttttggaataatatttttgttgaagGTTATAATAAAACCTAGAAAGTTAGGGGATCATTCATACTTGAATTTTGATGATGGGTTAGAAAACAGTTCCGAACAGGCAGATAAGTTAAATCAGCAATTGACACCATTGAGGGAAATTATGTAG